In Caproiciproducens sp. NJN-50, the following are encoded in one genomic region:
- a CDS encoding UDP-N-acetylmuramoyl-L-alanyl-D-glutamate--2,6-diaminopimelate ligase — MLLTELIRDLDCTCSGRTEIEITDVVYDSRKVTEGSLFICLCGSSVDSHQFAGAAVQSGAAAVVAQRPVEAGGASVVLVKDTRRAMALISAAWFGYPAREMTMVGITGTKGKTTVSYMVRSILEDAGIKTGVIGTIGTVIGDRVIKTENTTPESFEIQSYLRQMADEGCKAAVMEASSIGLRDHRVSGITFDYGIFTNFSPDHIGGNEHRDVREYMSCKRLLFRMCKTGVINRDDENWHGIVEGHTCELETYGFSPDAELQARNEELVSRPGFLGVRFDLSGRLDLSGVEVGVPGRFSVYNALAAVAVCLHFPVTERNIREGLEKVKVRGRVEPVEVPGGYTLLIDYAHNALAMRNILETLREYKPNRLICMFGAGGNRARSRRFEMGEESGRLSDLSVLTADNSRDEDVMDIIADIRTGIDRTGGKYVVIPDRKQAIKYCMENARDGDIVVLAGKGHEDYQEIKGVKYHLDEREVISDILAGKL; from the coding sequence ATGCTTTTAACGGAATTAATCCGGGATTTGGACTGCACCTGTTCCGGACGGACGGAGATTGAGATAACGGATGTGGTTTATGATTCGAGGAAGGTGACGGAGGGAAGCCTGTTTATCTGTCTGTGCGGGTCTTCAGTCGACAGCCACCAGTTCGCGGGCGCGGCAGTCCAGTCCGGCGCGGCGGCGGTTGTTGCCCAGCGCCCGGTGGAGGCCGGCGGCGCGAGCGTCGTTCTGGTGAAGGACACCCGCCGGGCGATGGCGCTGATTTCCGCGGCGTGGTTCGGGTACCCCGCGAGGGAAATGACCATGGTGGGCATCACGGGGACCAAGGGCAAGACCACCGTTTCCTACATGGTGCGTTCCATTCTCGAAGACGCCGGGATCAAAACGGGGGTGATCGGCACGATCGGCACGGTGATCGGGGACCGGGTGATCAAGACGGAAAACACCACGCCGGAATCCTTTGAGATTCAGTCCTATCTGCGCCAGATGGCGGACGAGGGATGCAAAGCCGCCGTGATGGAGGCGTCCTCCATCGGCCTGCGGGACCACCGTGTTTCCGGAATCACATTCGACTACGGGATTTTCACGAATTTTTCCCCGGATCACATCGGCGGCAATGAGCACAGGGACGTGCGGGAATATATGTCCTGCAAACGCCTGCTGTTCCGGATGTGCAAAACCGGCGTCATCAATAGGGACGATGAAAACTGGCACGGGATTGTGGAAGGCCATACCTGCGAACTGGAAACCTATGGCTTTTCGCCGGATGCGGAGCTTCAGGCCCGGAATGAAGAGCTGGTTTCCCGTCCCGGCTTTCTCGGAGTGAGGTTCGACCTTTCCGGGAGGCTCGATCTTTCAGGGGTGGAGGTCGGCGTCCCCGGGCGCTTCAGCGTATATAACGCCCTGGCGGCGGTGGCTGTCTGCCTCCATTTTCCCGTGACGGAGCGGAATATCAGAGAGGGCCTCGAAAAAGTCAAGGTCCGTGGAAGGGTGGAACCGGTCGAAGTTCCGGGCGGCTATACGCTTCTGATCGATTACGCTCACAACGCGCTCGCAATGAGAAATATTCTTGAGACTCTTCGGGAATATAAGCCCAACCGGCTGATTTGCATGTTCGGCGCCGGGGGAAACCGCGCGCGTTCCCGCCGGTTTGAGATGGGGGAGGAAAGCGGGAGGCTCTCCGACCTCTCCGTGCTGACGGCGGACAATTCCCGCGACGAGGATGTGATGGACATCATCGCCGACATCCGCACGGGGATCGACAGAACGGGTGGGAAATATGTCGTGATACCGGATCGGAAACAGGCAATTAAATACTGCATGGAAAATGCGCGCGACGGGGATATCGTTGTCCTCGCCGGAAAGGGACATGAAGATTATCAGGAGATCAAGGGCGTAAAGTATCATCTGGATGAGCGCGAGGTCATTTCGGACATTTTGGCTGGAAAGCTGTAA
- a CDS encoding UDP-N-acetylmuramoyl-tripeptide--D-alanyl-D-alanine ligase — MKMTVSEIVSACGGRLLCGDPGTEVTSVSTDSRNIAPGALFVPIRGERVNAHEFIPAVLRAGAAAVLTQEHQAARGPGAWIAAGDTRDALQRIAAEYRKRFSLPVVGITGSVGKTSTKEMVALALSAKMDVMKTSGNNNSQVGVPLTIFRLSETYDAAVVEMGMSEFGEMSRIAQVAAPDYAVMTNIGVSHIQQLGSRQNILAEKLHITDCFHQGSVLFLNGDDAMLHELAGTLPFETVLFGTGTDCAFRAERVESAGESTRFFYLAPNGERGEAVIPIIGAHHVLNALAGLAVAQRLGVPLSAAAAALSGYQAPAMRQQIRRTGNGVTVIDDSYNSSPDAAKSSLGVLKSFRGGKRVAVLADMLELGNYSSEAHADVGAFAANSEVDLLITVGTRAGAMAGGARSVRPDMDCRVCENNRQACEILKSLLKPGDAVLVKGSRSMHTEEIVSFLLY, encoded by the coding sequence ATGAAAATGACAGTTTCGGAAATCGTTTCCGCCTGCGGCGGCCGGCTGCTTTGCGGCGACCCGGGGACCGAGGTGACCTCGGTGTCTACAGACAGCCGCAATATCGCTCCCGGCGCGCTGTTTGTCCCGATCCGGGGCGAGCGGGTGAACGCCCATGAATTCATTCCGGCGGTGCTGCGGGCGGGCGCTGCGGCCGTCCTGACCCAGGAGCATCAGGCCGCGCGGGGACCCGGAGCGTGGATCGCGGCCGGGGATACGAGGGATGCCCTGCAGCGCATCGCGGCTGAGTACCGGAAACGTTTTTCGCTTCCTGTGGTCGGCATCACGGGAAGCGTGGGCAAGACATCCACAAAGGAAATGGTTGCGCTGGCTCTTTCGGCGAAGATGGACGTTATGAAGACCAGCGGAAACAACAACAGCCAGGTTGGAGTGCCCCTGACGATCTTCCGCCTGTCTGAAACATATGACGCTGCGGTGGTGGAAATGGGGATGAGCGAATTCGGCGAAATGAGCCGCATCGCGCAAGTCGCCGCGCCGGATTACGCGGTGATGACGAACATCGGCGTTTCGCATATTCAGCAGCTCGGCAGCCGTCAGAATATCCTTGCGGAGAAGCTGCATATCACCGACTGCTTTCATCAGGGCTCGGTCCTCTTCCTGAATGGGGACGACGCCATGCTCCATGAGCTTGCCGGCACGCTGCCGTTTGAAACCGTTCTGTTCGGCACCGGGACGGACTGCGCTTTCCGGGCGGAGCGGGTGGAAAGCGCAGGGGAATCGACCCGGTTTTTCTATCTCGCGCCGAATGGAGAAAGGGGAGAGGCCGTCATTCCCATCATCGGCGCGCACCATGTTCTAAACGCCCTGGCGGGACTCGCCGTCGCGCAGCGGCTGGGTGTTCCGCTTTCCGCCGCCGCCGCCGCTCTTTCAGGCTATCAGGCGCCCGCCATGAGGCAGCAGATCCGCCGCACGGGAAACGGCGTCACCGTGATTGACGACAGCTATAACTCCAGTCCGGACGCGGCCAAAAGCAGCCTCGGCGTCCTCAAATCCTTCCGGGGCGGAAAACGGGTGGCCGTGCTGGCGGATATGCTGGAACTGGGGAATTATTCCTCCGAGGCTCATGCCGATGTCGGCGCTTTTGCCGCCAATTCCGAAGTCGATCTTCTGATCACCGTCGGGACACGCGCCGGCGCGATGGCGGGGGGAGCGCGCTCTGTCCGACCCGATATGGACTGCCGCGTCTGCGAGAATAATCGGCAGGCTTGTGAAATACTGAAATCCCTGCTGAAACCGGGCGACGCGGTTCTGGTGAAGGGCTCCCGCTCCATGCATACGGAAGAAATCGTTTCGTTTTTGCTGTATTAG
- a CDS encoding asparagine synthase-related protein — protein MSMASGLEVRVPYADHRIVEYVFNAPWSYKCPDGVVKGLLRDAARPWLPEDVRMRRKSPYPKTHNPAYERILRRRLDLVMKDREEPLNTLVNPAAVERMLAEKSDYGRPWFGQLMAGPQMMAYLLQINYWLKTYEIEIEL, from the coding sequence ATGAGCATGGCAAGCGGCCTGGAAGTCCGCGTTCCCTACGCGGACCACCGGATTGTGGAATATGTGTTCAACGCTCCCTGGAGTTACAAATGCCCGGACGGGGTCGTCAAGGGACTGCTGCGGGACGCCGCCCGCCCCTGGCTGCCGGAGGACGTGCGGATGCGCCGGAAAAGCCCTTACCCCAAAACGCATAATCCGGCCTATGAGCGCATTCTTCGCCGCAGGCTGGACCTCGTCATGAAAGACAGGGAGGAGCCCCTCAACACGCTGGTAAATCCAGCGGCCGTAGAGCGGATGCTTGCTGAAAAGTCCGATTACGGAAGACCCTGGTTCGGGCAGCTGATGGCGGGGCCGCAAATGATGGCCTATCTGCTGCAGATTAACTACTGGTTAAAAACATACGAGATAGAAATTGAGCTGTAA
- a CDS encoding DUF859 family phage minor structural protein, with translation MPEIISALKNGSQVKVVYSYTQNISANTSSVTASLYVHRDSYGPSYDDSCLAYININGSRAMTYTSGFTIGSSWVHIGSTVTVTVPHNADGTKIVNITGYFHSSVTSKLENLSVSRNITLATIPRASRITASSGSFNIGGSITIYTNRKSTSFTHAVNLYFGSYAATLSYDITDSYVWNTSGWADAMYQQIPNTNTGTGTLRLYTYDTDGDVVGYTELSITARVANSNPSFTGFSYEDVDSGTVALTGDASQIVRTKSNLRVTVTGAAAQNYAAVSGYRVQYGSKTVTSSSNVISFGTVSADDSLTVTVVDSRGNTVQQSAALTTIPYSPPAISSVSLARVNDIEAGTILACAGTYAAYMAAKSQYSLKFRYKTTSSGTWSDYVPISPTLDGGSFSFNENIGDFDIDSSFNFEIVASDYYASTIVPALLPTAKPAFSIRDGQVGVNKIPENGALDVGGDVYISGSKAYSDTYHPSADAVGGLRLLRGSAAGTAATQTAYGSIYYSPEINISFGATLPEVPYVLISLNTNGFGYCNIKSISATGFSVIITNEVSSSDLRWGIHWVAIYES, from the coding sequence ATGCCTGAAATCATCAGCGCCTTGAAAAACGGCTCGCAGGTCAAGGTCGTGTATTCCTACACGCAGAACATTTCCGCCAATACGTCGTCGGTTACCGCTTCACTGTACGTCCACCGCGACAGCTACGGCCCGTCTTACGACGATTCCTGCCTTGCCTATATCAACATCAACGGCTCACGGGCCATGACGTATACCTCCGGATTTACGATCGGGTCAAGCTGGGTACACATCGGCAGCACGGTGACCGTGACCGTTCCGCACAACGCCGACGGCACCAAGATCGTCAACATCACCGGATATTTCCATTCGAGCGTTACCTCGAAGCTGGAAAACCTCAGCGTTTCCCGGAACATCACGCTGGCGACGATCCCGAGGGCAAGCCGGATCACGGCTTCCTCCGGCTCGTTCAACATCGGCGGCTCCATCACGATCTACACGAACCGGAAAAGCACTTCGTTCACGCACGCGGTCAACCTGTATTTCGGGAGCTATGCCGCAACACTCAGCTACGACATCACCGACAGCTACGTTTGGAATACGTCAGGCTGGGCAGACGCCATGTACCAGCAGATACCAAACACGAACACCGGGACCGGCACGCTTCGCCTGTATACCTACGATACGGACGGTGACGTGGTTGGGTATACGGAGCTTTCCATCACCGCCCGCGTCGCGAACAGCAACCCGTCGTTCACCGGCTTTTCTTATGAGGATGTGGATTCCGGCACGGTTGCGCTGACCGGCGACGCTTCGCAGATCGTCCGGACAAAATCGAACCTCCGGGTGACCGTGACCGGCGCGGCGGCGCAGAATTATGCGGCGGTCTCAGGCTACCGGGTACAGTACGGCTCCAAGACGGTGACGAGCAGTTCGAATGTGATCAGCTTCGGCACCGTATCCGCAGACGACAGCCTGACCGTGACCGTCGTCGACAGCCGGGGCAACACGGTTCAGCAGAGCGCCGCGCTCACGACGATCCCCTATTCCCCGCCGGCGATTTCTTCCGTATCGCTTGCCCGCGTGAACGACATCGAAGCCGGGACCATTCTGGCCTGCGCCGGAACCTACGCAGCCTACATGGCGGCAAAGAGCCAATATTCCTTAAAATTCCGGTACAAAACGACCTCCTCCGGAACGTGGAGCGATTATGTCCCGATCTCGCCTACCTTGGACGGCGGCTCCTTTTCGTTCAATGAAAACATCGGGGACTTCGATATCGACTCGTCGTTCAATTTTGAGATCGTTGCGTCCGATTACTACGCCTCCACCATAGTGCCGGCCCTGCTGCCCACGGCAAAGCCGGCTTTTTCGATCCGCGACGGGCAGGTGGGCGTCAACAAAATTCCGGAGAACGGGGCGCTGGACGTGGGCGGCGACGTTTACATCTCCGGCTCCAAGGCTTACAGCGACACCTATCATCCGAGCGCCGACGCCGTGGGAGGCCTGCGCCTTTTGAGGGGTTCGGCTGCCGGCACGGCGGCCACGCAGACGGCGTACGGCTCGATTTACTACTCCCCGGAAATCAATATCAGTTTCGGAGCGACTCTGCCCGAGGTTCCGTATGTCCTGATCTCACTCAACACCAACGGCTTCGGCTACTGCAACATCAAAAGCATCAGCGCGACGGGGTTCAGCGTGATCATCACGAATGAAGTTTCCTCGTCGGATTTAAGGTGGGGAATCCACTGGGTCGCAATTTACGAATCGTAA